The DNA sequence aatgataaatattAATGTTTTGGTTTGTGTCAAAAATTCATTTTTcaatgtaacaaaaaaaaaaaaaaaatcatttttcaatGCCCCATTAAAGGCCCACTGGGTCTTTCAATGCCCATTAAAGGCCCAGCCCATTCACTGGGGCCATTGAGAAGCTTCGTGGGAAATTGCCACACTGTCCCTCTGAAGACAAAAGACGCGTGCGACTCCAAAACTCTCGCAGCGATTCCCAAATCTGAGAGCCAATCCCAAAAAAATGTCATCCACCACCTTCAGCGGAGATGAAACGGCACCGTTCTTCGGCTTCCTCGGCGCCGCCGCCGCCCTAGTTTTCTCCTGTAAGTACCAAACTCTCGCCTCTCGAATCCAGtccctctcttttttctttctcgcATGAAATTTGAGATTTTAGGGTCTTGTTTTTAGGTATGGGCGCGGCTTACGGAACGGCGAAGAGCGGCGTCGGAGTGGCGTCGATGGGCGTGATGAGGCCGGAGCTGGTGATGAAGTCGATTGTGCCGGTGGTTATGGCGGGAGTGTTGGGTATTTATGGTTTGATCATTGCTGTGATCATAAGTACGGGGATTAATCCAAAGGCCAAGTCTTATTATCTTTTTGACGGCTATGC is a window from the Rosa chinensis cultivar Old Blush chromosome 2, RchiOBHm-V2, whole genome shotgun sequence genome containing:
- the LOC112190850 gene encoding V-type proton ATPase 16 kDa proteolipid subunit, whose translation is MSSTTFSGDETAPFFGFLGAAAALVFSCMGAAYGTAKSGVGVASMGVMRPELVMKSIVPVVMAGVLGIYGLIIAVIISTGINPKAKSYYLFDGYAHLSSGLACGLAGLSAGMAIGIVGDAGVRANAQQPKLFVGMILILIFAEALALYGLIVGIILSSRAGQSRAD